The genomic stretch TCCTGGTAGTTCACGGCGATGGAGTGTCTGATCCGCTCGGCATCATGAGCCGAGAGGCCATACGCCCTTGCCGTCTCGATTACCGAGAGCGGGCGAGGCGGGGTGCTGACGATCGGGAAGGGCTCCTTCATTTTGGTGTTCCCTCTACTCCATGATGCCCATGAGCGCGACCGGGGACAAGGGAAGCTTTGGCCAGGGTCGATCGTCCTCCGAGAGACTCCCTGTGGCGGCTCGCGTACACCTGCGCGGCCCGCGCGAGTGAGAACCCGCGCAATCCCCTCGCCGAGCGCCTCTTCCACTCCCTCGTAGGCAGTCTCGCGGCCGATCGCCGCATACCTTGGCGACGGCGCGCGCGCAGCCTCTTCATGGAAGCGCCAGACAAGAATCATGAGCCGAGGATGGGAGGGTAGCGGGCTGGCTTCACCTCCGCTCCTGCTTGCCCCTGCCGCAAAGCGGATGAGATCGGCCCCCGTGCTGCACAGACGCGACAGCTACCTACGCAAGATCTGGGCAGCCGGCAGACGACGCGCGCCGGTGGTCGTCGTCGCCGTCGCGCTCTGCGATCTCGCCCCGCCCGCCCGCGCCGCGCGCTGGGAAACCACCCGCAAGACGGTGATCGACCCGATCAACTCGGAGCTCCACCGGCATCTCCCATCGTTCGTCAAGGCTCGTGACCTGGACGCAGTCCTCGGCCTCTACGCCACGGACACGGGAAGCGGACTCGCGTGGGAAGGAGCTCTGCCCGTCTACACCGGCGGCGAGGAGCAGACGTTCCGCTGGGAGGGAGCGCGGGGCGCCGAGCGCCTTGCCGACCGCTACGGGCGCCTGCTCGACGTGTTCGGCACCATCGAGCGAGCGGAGCTGCGGATCGACCGGGTCGGGTGGCGGCAGCCAAGCGCGGAAGGCTACCCTGCCTCCGTCCGCTTGATCGTCCGCGGCACTCGGCCCGACGGCGCCCGGGCCCAGCTCGAGCAGCAGGCGCTCCTTCGCATCGCACGGCAGGGCGACCACTGGCGGATCACCCGCGAGGAGATTACCGCCCGGCAGCTCGTTGTCCGCCGCGAGCCGCGCTACGCGGTCGCGACCGAGGTCGCGGGCATCGCGAATGTCCAGAGCAACGGCGCCTCGCCGCCGTTCCATCTTTTCGGCGGCGCGGAGAGCCCCGTGCGGGCGAGCTCCGGCAGCGCGGTCGCGGACGTCGACGGCGACGGCTATGAGGATATCTTCCTCGCCGGCAGCCCCGACGCCGTCCTCTACCGCAACAACTGCGACGGGACCTTCACGGACGTGACAGAGGACGCCGGTCTGCCGCGGCCCTATCCCGCCGCCGCGACCGGCGCCCTCTTCTTCGACTACGACAACGACGGCTGGCCCGACCTCTACGTCGCCGCGGTCGCGGGCGGCGATCACCTGTTCCACAACACGGGCGGGGGCCGCTTCGTCGACGCGACTGCGAGCGCACGCATCCCGCCCGGCCGCTGGGCGAGCATGGCGACCGCCGCCGACTACGACCGTGACGGGTTCCTCGACCTGTACGTGGTCCGGATGGGAGACCACGAGAACGGCGCGCCACGACCGAACTACAACGCGCGCAATGGCGTCCCGAGCACGCTGTTCCACAACAACGGCGACGGGACGTTCACCGACGTGACTGCGCGTGCGGGGGTCGGCGACACCGGCTGGGACCTTGCCGGCGCCTGGGGCGACTATGACGACGACGGCTGGCCGGACCTTTACGTCGCCAACGAGTTCGGTGGCAACGCGCTCTACCACAACGAGGGCAATGGGACCTTCACCGAGCGGAGCGCTGCCGCCGGCGTGAACGACGGCGGCGCGGGCATGGGAGTTGCCTGGGGCGACTACGACGGCGATGGCCGCCTCGACCTCTTCGTTTCGAACATGCACGCCAACTCCGGCTGGGCGCTCTTCCACCCCGACTTCCCGGCGCCCGTCCCACCGCTCTTCCGTCTGCTCGCCCTCTTCACCCCCGAGGTCCAGCGGCGGACCGAGGCGTTCCTCGATCGGCTCACGCGTGGCAGCACTCTCTTCCACAACGAGGGCGACGGCACCTTCACCGACGTGAGCGACAGGGCCGGCGTGCGGGACGCCCAGTGGGGCTGGTCGGCGGAATTCCTCGACTACGACAACGACGGCCGGCTCGACCTCTACAGCGTGAACGGGTTCATCTCCGGTCCCCTCCTGGACGACGTCTGACTGGACATGTTCGAGGGCGTCGGTCGACGCCAAGATGCGACGAGAGGGCTACTGGTCAACATCGGCCAGCACAGCCTGAACGGATACGAGCGGAACGTCCTCTTCCGCAACGACGGTGACGGCACGTTCACCGACGTCGCCTTCGTCAACGCCGTCGACCGTGTCGAGGACGGCCGGGGTCTCTCCATCTTCGACTACGACCGGCTGCTCCACAACCTCGGCGGGCGTGGCCACTGGATCCAACTCGAGCTGATCGGCGTGCGCTCGAACCGCGACGCCGTCGGCGCCCGGGTCCGCCTGCAGACGGCTAGGGGCTGGCAGACCCGCCAGGTGAGCGCCGGGTCGGCATACCTCTCGGGCCAGAGCCTGGTGCAGCACTTCGGGCTCGGGACCGAAACGACGGCAGCCGAGGTGGATATCCGGTGGCCATCGGGGCTTCGGACATCGCTGTGCGATCTTGCCGCCGATCGGCGTTACACGGTCGTCGAGGGTACCGAAACCCCCTTCCCGGCCCACACCCAGCGGACCACCGCTCGCTCCGGGCCGAGGAGGGCGAGCGGCTCTCGGTGATTGCCGGGCGTCCCACGAAGGGCTCCGCGCATGGGCGGAGAACGAGCGACACCGGCTCGCACAGCACTTGGGCGCGAGAAGGTGCGCCGGTGCCTCCGGATCCCCCCGGGATTGCCCCCGGCGGGGGATCGGTCTATGCGACGTTCGGTGGCCCCGCATCACCACCGGATCCTCGTCGTCGAGGACGACATCGAGCTCCGGGACGCGCTCGGCCAGCTCCTGGAGGCGGAGGGCTACTTGGTCGAGTTCGCCCTCGACGGCAGCGAGGCGCTCGACCGGCTCGAGGTGCCCCAGCCGCCCTGCCTGATCCTGCTCGACCTCATGATGCCGCGCGTGGACGGCTGGCAGTTCCGCGCGGCACAGGTCCGCAATCCGAAGATGGCGGCCATCCCCGTCATCGTCTGCTCGGGCGCGGGCAACGTCGGCGAGAAGGCGGCAAGCCTCGGGATCCCGAGCTACCTTCAGAAGCCGCTCGATCCCGACGCGTTGCTGACGCTCGTGAGACGGTACTGCGAGGAGCGCGAGCCGGAGCCGGCCGAGCTGAATTGACAGGCTGGCAGCCGGTGTCCATCATTCGCCGGCTCGATGCGCATCCAGCTCGTCTCGCCGACCCACTACCTGCCCGACGGCAGCCTCCACAAGACGACGCGCTACTGGACGAGCGGCATCACCCTCCCGTACCTGAGGGCGCTCACGCCGGCGCCCCACCGCGTGGAGTTCACCGACGAGCTGATGGCCGATCTCGACCTCGCGCGCATCGAGCGCGAGGCCGACGTCGTGGGCCTCACGGCCATGGGGCCGCAGATCCGCCGCGCCTACGACCTCGCCGACCACTTCCGCGCGCGCGGCAAGCAGGTGGTCCTCGGCGGCACCTGGGTGACGCTCGCCGCGGACGAGTCGCTGCGCCACGCGGATGCCGTCGTCGCCGGCGAGGCCGAGTACGTCTGGGCCGACGTCCTCGCGGACCTGGAGGCCGGGCGCTCGCGCGGCATCTACCGCGCCGACCGCTGGCACGACCTCCGCAACCTTCCCTCGATCGACCCCTGGTCGCTGCCGCTGCTCAAGCCCGAGGCCTTCCGTACGAGCTGGCTCTACCGCATGTACTTCTTCTGGCCGATCCTCTTCTCCCGCGGCTGTCCGCACCCGTGCGAGTACTGCGCCATCCAGACCTACTACGAGCGGACGTACCGCACGCGGCCCGTCGACGACGTCATCGAGGACGTCCGCCGTCTCGGGTCGATCGGCGCTCGCCGCCTCCTCTTCCTGGACGACAACCCGGTCGCGCGCCCGGAAGAGGCCAAGGAGCTCTTCCGCCGCCTGATCCCGCTCCGCGTCCGGTGGGTCAGCCAGGCGACGATCAACATCGCCCGCGACCCCGACCTCCTCGAGCTCGCCGCCCGCTCCGGCGCCACGATCCTCTCGATCGGCTTCGAGAGCCTTTCCGAGGAGAGCCTCGCCGCCGTCGGCAAGGGCTTCAACCGCCCGAGTCGCTTCGCCGAGGACATTCGGCGCCTGCGTGCCCGCGGCATCCAGGTGATCGCGCTCATCATGGTCGGCCTCGACGGCGACACGCCGGAGAGCTTCGCGGCGACGCTCCGCTGGCTCGACGAGAACCAGATCAGCTTCTTGAAGCTCTTCACCCCGGCGCCGTATCCGGGCACGAAGTTCCACGCCGACATGCTCGCCGCCGGGCGGATCCTCGACCACGACTGGGGCCGCTACGACTACGGCACCGCCACCGTCCGCCCGCTCCACATGACGCCCGCCGAGATGCTCGACGGCTTCCGGCGCGTCTACACGGGCTTCTACTCCGTGCGCAGCATGCTCCGCCGCTTCGTCCCGCCGCCCCGCAAGCGGCCGCTCGAGTCGCTGGCGATGCTCGTCGCCAACGCCAAGGTGAACCGCTACCTCCGCCGCAACCCTGACGCCTGGGGCACCATCTCGTAGGCGGGCGCCCCCGCGGCCGCGTCGCGCCAGACATCGTCGAACATGAGCCACTGCTGCGGTCGCTCGCGGACCAAACGCTCGTAGGCGCGGACCGTCGCGTGGAGGGCCGTGACCGCGTCTGCCGGCGTCACCGGATCGAAGCGCCCGGCGGTGCGCAGCTCGTAGCGGCGGATGCCCGTGCGCACCGCGAACACCGGCACGACGGGCGCGTGCGCGACCCGCGCGATCGCGAAGGGTCCGAGCTGGAAGCGCGCCGGCGCGCCGCAGAAGTCGATCGCGTGGCTGCCCTGCGGACCGGCCCAGGGGTCGATCTGCATGCCGACCACCTCGTGGCGGCGGAGGGCGTCGAGCACGGGCAGCGCCGCGAACACCGTGCGATCGGAGTAGATGAGCCGTATCCCGTGCCGGGTGCGGAGCTGGTGCATGAAGCGCTGGACGGTCGGATTCGGCTCGTGCGCCACGACGAGGTTGACGGGGCGCCCGAGGTCGGCGAGGAAACGCGCCCCTACCTCCCAGCCACCGAAGTGCGCCGTCGGGATGACCAGCCCGCGGCCCTCGGCCAGCGCCGCGCGGATGCACTCGGTGTCGCGGACCTCGAAGGCGATCGGCCTGGGCCGCGGTCCCCACTGCTCCATGCTCTCGGTGAGCGAGCGCGCGAACTCGGCGAACACGCGGTACGCATCCCACCGCTCGATCAGCCAGGAGCGGCGCCCGCGCACCCGGCGCTGGTTGCGCAGCACGGCCCCCCGCTGCGCGCGGGCGATCGAGAAGATGATCGCCGCGATCACGGGCGGCGAGCTGCGCTTCCACCACTCGGGCCCCCACACGCACCCGAGCTCCGCGAAGCGCCGCCAGCCGCCGCTGTCGAAGCGGAGCGCCGCCCGCAGCCCCCCGACGTCCATCGGCGCACCGCCTTATCCGAGCCCCCGTGCGGGGGCAAGCTCAGGCGGCGTTCGGCACCCGCACCGGGGCGTCGACGACGGGCGCGCCTCGCACCGCAGCGGCCCCGCGTACCGGAAGGCAGACGACGAAGTCCGAGCCCTCGCGGTAGCGGCTGCGGACGGCGATGCGGCCACCGAGCAGCTGGACGAGCTTCTTGGAGATGCTGAGCCCGAGCCCCGTGCCGCCGTACCTCGCCGCCGCCTCCGGGTCGACCTGCTGGAAGTCGGCGGCCAGCGTCGCGACGTCCGCCTGCCGGATGCCGATGCCGCTGTCCCGGACGAAGACGAGGACGCGCCGCGCATCGGACGCGCGCCAGCGGTGCGCCGCATCGTCGATGAAGGTGAAGCCGGCGAGGCACTCGACGCCGCCCAGGCGCGCCTCGATGCGTACGCCGCCGTGCTCGGTGAACTTGACCGCATTGGCGATCAGGTTGCGGAGGATCTGCTCCACCTTCTCGCGGTCGGTGGTGAGGGTCGGCAGGCCGGGGTCGCACTCCACCACGAGCGTGAGCCCCTTGCGATCCATGAGGGGCCGGAAGCTCTCGGCCACCTCCTCGACCACCTCGGCGAGGCGAAGCGGCTGCGCGGCCACCTCCATCTTGCCGGCCTCGGCCTTGGCGTAGTCGAGCAGGTCGGAGATGAGCCGGTGGAGGAGCGCGCCGTGGCTGCGGATGTGCTGGACGAGCTCGCGCGCGTGCCGGCCGCCGGCGTCGAGCGCTTCCTCGAGCAGGATGTCGGCGTAGCCGATCATCACGTGGATCGGGGTGCGCAGCTCGTGCGACATCCGCGCCATGAAGTCGCTCTTGTGGCGGGCCGCCTCGACCAGCGCCATCCGGTGACTGAACTCGCGCCGTCTCAAGTGCTCGCGCACGAGGGTGCTGACGACGGTGATCGTTCCGGTGGTCGTGAGGAAGAAGAGGTTGCTCACGAACGGCCGCAGGTCGGCGATCCGCTGGGTGGCGAGCGTACAGACGACGTAGCACCCGACGAGCACCGTGCAGGTGAACAGCGCAACCAGCGGCGGCCAGGGCATGAGCAGAGCGACCGCCACCATGACGAGGTTCACGCCGGCATAGTACG from Deltaproteobacteria bacterium encodes the following:
- a CDS encoding VCBS repeat-containing protein, giving the protein MSRGWEGSGLASPPLLLAPAAKRMRSAPVLHRRDSYLRKIWAAGRRRAPVVVVAVALCDLAPPARAARWETTRKTVIDPINSELHRHLPSFVKARDLDAVLGLYATDTGSGLAWEGALPVYTGGEEQTFRWEGARGAERLADRYGRLLDVFGTIERAELRIDRVGWRQPSAEGYPASVRLIVRGTRPDGARAQLEQQALLRIARQGDHWRITREEITARQLVVRREPRYAVATEVAGIANVQSNGASPPFHLFGGAESPVRASSGSAVADVDGDGYEDIFLAGSPDAVLYRNNCDGTFTDVTEDAGLPRPYPAAATGALFFDYDNDGWPDLYVAAVAGGDHLFHNTGGGRFVDATASARIPPGRWASMATAADYDRDGFLDLYVVRMGDHENGAPRPNYNARNGVPSTLFHNNGDGTFTDVTARAGVGDTGWDLAGAWGDYDDDGWPDLYVANEFGGNALYHNEGNGTFTERSAAAGVNDGGAGMGVAWGDYDGDGRLDLFVSNMHANSGWALFHPDFPAPVPPLFRLLALFTPEVQRRTEAFLDRLTRGSTLFHNEGDGTFTDVSDRAGVRDAQWGWSAEFLDYDNDGRLDLYSVNGFISGPLLDDV
- a CDS encoding response regulator, with translation MRRSVAPHHHRILVVEDDIELRDALGQLLEAEGYLVEFALDGSEALDRLEVPQPPCLILLDLMMPRVDGWQFRAAQVRNPKMAAIPVIVCSGAGNVGEKAASLGIPSYLQKPLDPDALLTLVRRYCEEREPEPAELN
- a CDS encoding B12-binding domain-containing radical SAM protein, with the protein product MRIQLVSPTHYLPDGSLHKTTRYWTSGITLPYLRALTPAPHRVEFTDELMADLDLARIEREADVVGLTAMGPQIRRAYDLADHFRARGKQVVLGGTWVTLAADESLRHADAVVAGEAEYVWADVLADLEAGRSRGIYRADRWHDLRNLPSIDPWSLPLLKPEAFRTSWLYRMYFFWPILFSRGCPHPCEYCAIQTYYERTYRTRPVDDVIEDVRRLGSIGARRLLFLDDNPVARPEEAKELFRRLIPLRVRWVSQATINIARDPDLLELAARSGATILSIGFESLSEESLAAVGKGFNRPSRFAEDIRRLRARGIQVIALIMVGLDGDTPESFAATLRWLDENQISFLKLFTPAPYPGTKFHADMLAAGRILDHDWGRYDYGTATVRPLHMTPAEMLDGFRRVYTGFYSVRSMLRRFVPPPRKRPLESLAMLVANAKVNRYLRRNPDAWGTIS
- a CDS encoding lysophospholipid acyltransferase family protein, which encodes MDVGGLRAALRFDSGGWRRFAELGCVWGPEWWKRSSPPVIAAIIFSIARAQRGAVLRNQRRVRGRRSWLIERWDAYRVFAEFARSLTESMEQWGPRPRPIAFEVRDTECIRAALAEGRGLVIPTAHFGGWEVGARFLADLGRPVNLVVAHEPNPTVQRFMHQLRTRHGIRLIYSDRTVFAALPVLDALRRHEVVGMQIDPWAGPQGSHAIDFCGAPARFQLGPFAIARVAHAPVVPVFAVRTGIRRYELRTAGRFDPVTPADAVTALHATVRAYERLVRERPQQWLMFDDVWRDAAAGAPAYEMVPQASGLRRR
- a CDS encoding HAMP domain-containing histidine kinase, translating into MTGPPGTPPITAGYETETRALCRQGAEAACLLAILLVPPFALLDYIVCRQCFSLFLGMRLGCVVIMGLILSVLRSRLGEVHAVALGVLVAGVVGLMIDVMTIFTGGAASPYYAGVNLVMVAVALLMPWPPLVALFTCTVLVGCYVVCTLATQRIADLRPFVSNLFFLTTTGTITVVSTLVREHLRRREFSHRMALVEAARHKSDFMARMSHELRTPIHVMIGYADILLEEALDAGGRHARELVQHIRSHGALLHRLISDLLDYAKAEAGKMEVAAQPLRLAEVVEEVAESFRPLMDRKGLTLVVECDPGLPTLTTDREKVEQILRNLIANAVKFTEHGGVRIEARLGGVECLAGFTFIDDAAHRWRASDARRVLVFVRDSGIGIRQADVATLAADFQQVDPEAAARYGGTGLGLSISKKLVQLLGGRIAVRSRYREGSDFVVCLPVRGAAAVRGAPVVDAPVRVPNAA